A single Alteribacter lacisalsi DNA region contains:
- the hxlB gene encoding 6-phospho-3-hexuloisomerase, with protein sequence MTMKTIINQVAIEMETVLSNVSDSQAKALSQELQTAKRIFITGEGRSGLMGKAIAMRLMHSGYTVFAVGETITPSVEEGDLLVAISGSGTTGAIKQFVTKAKEAGARTALVTTNDQSPIAAISDLVLVIPAATKFRREDEPETIQPLGNQFDQAVHLVLDAIIIGTVKGEGYEEMTRRHANME encoded by the coding sequence ATGACTATGAAAACAATCATTAATCAGGTTGCTATTGAAATGGAGACGGTTCTTTCCAACGTTTCCGACAGCCAGGCAAAAGCCTTGAGTCAGGAACTGCAGACAGCTAAGCGGATCTTTATAACTGGAGAAGGGCGTTCCGGACTGATGGGCAAAGCTATTGCCATGAGACTTATGCACAGCGGCTACACCGTCTTTGCCGTCGGAGAAACCATTACCCCCAGCGTTGAAGAAGGAGATCTCCTCGTTGCGATTTCCGGATCAGGCACAACGGGAGCGATTAAGCAGTTTGTTACAAAGGCGAAAGAGGCAGGAGCCAGGACCGCCCTTGTCACAACCAATGATCAGTCACCAATTGCTGCAATAAGTGACTTGGTGCTGGTTATTCCGGCAGCCACAAAATTCAGAAGAGAAGACGAGCCTGAGACGATCCAGCCCCTTGGGAACCAGTTCGACCAGGCTGTTCATCTGGTACTGGATGCGATTATTATTGGAACGGTTAAAGGTGAAGGGTACGAAGAAATGACCCGACGCCATGCGAATATGGAGTAG
- the hxlA gene encoding 3-hexulose-6-phosphate synthase, with translation MKIQLALDRLTREECYTILEQTESHIDWIEVGTGVIKEYGMAIVREIKEKYPYKTLVADMKTCDAGRHEALQAFEAGADITTVMAFSADQTIADVLEVARNNEKRVMIDLLGVTDSHRMADLEELGVDLVSLHFGKDMQKKEAMKLDMFSLVEERSGLEVAVAGGISLDSLPDIMHKSPSVVIVGSAVTKAKDKGKVVSTMRGVMDDYENNH, from the coding sequence ATGAAGATTCAACTGGCGTTGGACAGGTTAACCCGTGAAGAATGCTACACCATACTTGAACAGACTGAATCACATATTGACTGGATTGAAGTGGGCACAGGAGTAATTAAAGAGTACGGGATGGCAATTGTAAGAGAAATTAAAGAAAAATATCCTTATAAAACCTTAGTTGCAGATATGAAAACATGTGATGCAGGGCGGCATGAAGCCCTCCAGGCTTTTGAAGCAGGAGCGGACATTACAACAGTGATGGCTTTTTCAGCGGATCAGACCATTGCGGATGTGCTGGAAGTTGCCCGAAACAATGAAAAACGCGTCATGATTGATTTGCTTGGTGTAACAGATTCGCACCGTATGGCAGACCTGGAGGAGCTGGGAGTGGACCTCGTGAGTCTTCATTTTGGTAAAGATATGCAAAAAAAAGAGGCAATGAAGTTGGACATGTTCTCGCTTGTTGAAGAACGAAGCGGCCTTGAAGTTGCCGTTGCAGGTGGCATTTCCCTAGATTCATTGCCGGATATTATGCACAAATCTCCTTCAGTCGTCATTGTAGGGAGTGCAGTGACAAAGGCAAAAGACAAAGGCAAAGTTGTTTCAACCATGAGAGGGGTTATGGATGACTATGAAAACAATCATTAA
- a CDS encoding sugar kinase has product MDVITIGDAMVSMQPQTEGPMRFVNAFDRKAGGAEFNLAIGCARLGLRTTWVSRLGNDEFGRFIRNFARGEGVDTSEVKLVDGYPTSVQFKEVYEGGGGQTFYYRSNSPTSTLTEEAISASIFNGGQVLHITGVFMALDKKKNVPIIKKAIRHAKEQGLFISLDPNIRLKLWEKEEAREALLDILPEVDLLLAGVEEAEILFNSVDPDIIFQKCRALGLTSVVLKDGENGSIGWENGETIISPAVKAQKVVDTVGAGDGFDAGYLYSWLQGWTLEKRLHMANTIGSMVVGVSGDNEGLPYLDEVLIQLGEKEFIER; this is encoded by the coding sequence ATGGATGTAATTACGATCGGGGATGCCATGGTTTCCATGCAGCCCCAGACAGAAGGACCGATGAGATTTGTAAATGCCTTTGACCGCAAAGCAGGCGGCGCAGAGTTTAACCTGGCTATTGGCTGTGCGAGACTCGGCCTTCGCACAACGTGGGTCAGCAGACTCGGAAACGACGAATTTGGCCGCTTTATCCGGAATTTTGCCCGAGGAGAAGGCGTGGATACATCTGAGGTTAAGCTGGTAGATGGCTACCCTACCTCCGTTCAATTCAAAGAAGTGTACGAAGGAGGGGGAGGTCAAACCTTTTACTACCGCTCCAACTCACCGACATCCACTCTCACGGAAGAGGCGATCAGCGCATCGATCTTTAATGGAGGGCAGGTACTGCATATAACCGGTGTGTTTATGGCCCTTGATAAGAAGAAAAACGTTCCTATTATAAAGAAAGCGATCCGTCATGCAAAAGAACAGGGTCTTTTCATCTCACTGGATCCAAACATTCGTCTCAAACTTTGGGAAAAAGAAGAAGCCAGAGAGGCCTTGTTGGACATCCTCCCTGAAGTGGATCTTTTACTGGCCGGAGTGGAGGAAGCAGAAATTCTGTTTAACAGTGTAGACCCAGACATTATTTTTCAGAAATGCCGTGCTCTTGGTCTTACCTCGGTTGTACTGAAAGACGGTGAAAATGGATCAATCGGTTGGGAAAATGGTGAAACAATCATCTCACCTGCTGTAAAAGCTCAAAAAGTGGTTGATACGGTCGGTGCCGGTGACGGCTTCGATGCAGGGTACCTCTACAGCTGGCTGCAGGGATGGACTTTGGAAAAACGACTTCATATGGCCAATACGATCGGTTCCATGGTTGTGGGAGTCTCCGGAGACAATGAAGGTCTCCCATACCTGGACGAGGTGTTAATCCAGCTTGGTGAAAAAGAATTTATAGAAAGATAG
- a CDS encoding substrate-binding domain-containing protein has translation MADVAKHAGVSKSTVSQYLNKRYDYMGVKTKARIESAISELGYQPNIVARSLKQKSTQTIGVIVANILHSFSTQVIRAIEDYCHEHDFHLIVCNADDNPEKEKKYIEMLLAKQVDGLIVFPTGGNLDLYKKMKDGDYPLVFMDRVMEEVEVPTVQLNNEKASDLAVTYLAEKGYSSIAMLTTSLKQKPSSRVDRIKGFKQSHKKNKLVLKEEWIKSVDVEEMQDTLREMFNTSSKPDAILASNDLSLIEVLKFVKESGLSMPEDLAVIGIDRVSFADLYSPTLSYIAQPTFEMGRKAASIIINKVKNNDTGDEMVYLYEPDLIPGESC, from the coding sequence ATGGCTGATGTAGCCAAGCATGCCGGTGTTTCCAAAAGTACTGTTTCGCAGTATTTAAACAAGCGGTATGACTACATGGGTGTAAAAACAAAAGCACGAATTGAAAGCGCAATCAGTGAGCTGGGATATCAGCCGAACATTGTGGCCCGGAGCTTGAAGCAGAAATCTACACAGACAATCGGGGTGATTGTGGCAAATATTCTTCATTCCTTCTCCACCCAGGTGATCAGAGCCATTGAAGATTACTGCCATGAGCATGATTTTCATCTTATTGTGTGTAATGCCGATGACAATCCTGAAAAAGAAAAAAAGTATATCGAAATGCTTTTGGCTAAGCAGGTGGACGGACTCATCGTTTTCCCCACCGGCGGCAACCTGGACTTATATAAGAAAATGAAGGATGGAGATTATCCCCTGGTATTTATGGATCGGGTTATGGAGGAAGTTGAAGTTCCCACCGTTCAGCTGAACAATGAGAAGGCTTCAGATCTTGCTGTGACCTATCTGGCGGAAAAAGGCTATTCCAGCATTGCGATGTTAACTACCTCTCTTAAGCAGAAACCATCATCAAGGGTTGATCGGATCAAAGGATTCAAACAATCCCACAAAAAAAATAAGCTTGTGCTGAAAGAAGAGTGGATTAAAAGCGTGGACGTAGAAGAAATGCAGGACACACTCAGGGAGATGTTTAACACATCTTCAAAACCGGATGCCATATTGGCTTCCAATGATCTATCCCTGATTGAAGTGTTGAAGTTCGTGAAGGAAAGCGGTCTTTCAATGCCGGAAGATTTGGCTGTGATCGGAATAGACAGGGTTTCCTTTGCTGATCTGTATTCACCGACTCTTTCGTATATTGCTCAGCCGACTTTTGAAATGGGGCGAAAAGCAGCTTCCATTATCATTAATAAAGTCAAAAATAACGATACCGGAGATGAAATGGTTTATCTATATGAGCCGGACCTGATACCCGGAGAATCTTGCTAA